The DNA segment AACATGCATTCACCAAGAAAAATACTGGTGAAATAGTAATCAGCTTAAAGAAAACGAGCAAAGACAAGATTGCACTTATCGTAACTGACGATGGAATTGGGTTTAGTGAAGAATCTGACGATAAAAATAATCGTCCACATGGAAAGCTTATTATTGAGTCTCTGGTTAGTAAGCTTGAGGGCACAATCAGGTATAACAAAAATGCAGAAATTGGTTCAACCTGTTTCTTATCGTTTCCAGTTTAAATCCACCAGCTGCTCAGGCCACGCATAGTAAAGAGTTCAGCTACCTTAGTTTTAAAAGGTGAATGCAGCATTCCCTTTATAAATACATTCCTCAAAAACGGAAAGTTAGACTTTCTTCCAAGAGCCATATTGATTTCAGCCCGTTTCGCTACTTTCGAAGCGATTTTTCGCTGTTTTTTTGAATAAGACAGTAGCTTTTGGAAAGCGTATTCCGAAGATTTTGCCCCCCTATAATTCGTGATATCTTCGAGGGAGGTTGCTAACTCTTTGCAGTCAAGCCAGCCAAGATTCATTCCTTGACCTCCTATGGGACTAACCACATGAGCAGCATCACCTGCAAGAACAACCCTGCCCTTGCAGAAATTTTCTGCCATAAAATGCTGAACACCAAAACTACTCAGCATCGTGCTTTTTATATTAGTGAGGTTATACCCAATTCTATTGCTGACTAATTCAGCTAATTGGAGTTGTGTTGGGTCAGAATGATAGTGGTCTGTTTTAACAACCCAGCGGCGCATGCCATTTGGAAGCGGGAAACATTCGATGAGTCCATTTTTTAATAGGAAGACTGCAGCATCAGGCCCAAAATCAGTGGTGTCTTCAAAATCACCCATAATATAGGTGTCATCATATCTTTTGCCGGAATAATGAATAGAAGCATGTTGGCGGACTGAGCTATTCTTACCGTCACAACCTATCAAAAAAGCACCTCTTAAACGTTGACTTGCTTGTTCATCTGTAGAATAAACCACCTCAATGTGGTCATCCATTTCATTCAAAAACTCGAATTCAGCCCCAAGAACAAGAGCCTGGTTATCAAGCTTATAAAGTTCTTTTCGTAGAATTTTTTCGGTGGTGAACTGGGGGCAAGCTAAGATGTAGTTGTGGGGTGGCGGGCAATCTTCAAAAGAAATTTCACCTAAGCTTTTATCTGCAGTTAAAGCGAGGCCTTTTTTAATTATTAAGCCTTCGCGTAAGAAAGGTTCGGTGATGCCAAGTTCATCAAAAAGCTCCAATGAAACAGGATGAATACCAAGTGAACGAGAATCAGGAACGGGCTCTTTACGCTTTTCCAAGACTCTGCATTTAATTCCCTTTTTCAGCAAACTTATGGCAAGAAATAGTCCAACCGGGCCTCCTCCTACAATGACAACCGGTATGTCAGTTTTAGCTTTTTTCATAGGTCAGAAGTAATCGAAATGGGAACATTTGCTTGACCTTCCAACCCTGAGGAGCACGTTTTAGTAGTTCACGGTAAGTGAAGCTTTTCTTAATTGAAGTGAGTCCATCTTCTGTAATAAACGAGCTTTTAAATATAAAAGGGGTAATCACTTTGAAAAGACCATATCCAATTGCGCTTCTCTCAATATCAGAGAAAATTATCTTTTTGGTAGCAAGCTTTCTGCTTTCTTTCAGAAGAGTGGGGATCTGGTTTTCAGAGAGGTGGTGCAGAACATGATTTGAAATCACAAAGTCATACTTCTCCTTATTCAACACCAGATCCGTGGAGGAACAGTGTTTCCAGTTAACAAGTCCTTCGGGATATATTTCCCGTACAAAATTAAAAGCTCTGATATCTGTATCAATCGCTGTGATATTTAGCTGAATGCCATCTTTTTTAGCCCACTGAGCAAGTTTAATGGGGATATCACCACCACCAAAACCAATATCTAACAGTGAATAGATCCTATTTTCTGACATCTCGGGCAGCAGCTCTTTCTTATAAACCTTCTTCCATTTAGAAAGTAATGTGTTGATGAGCGGAAACTGCTCATAGGTGTTTTTTAACAAGATTCGGTTACAATTCTCCCGATCCATTTGCTCCACTAAGTCGGGCTGTCTCTGTGAAAGAAAGGTTGCCATGACTACAAAGACTGGGGATGATGAACACTAAAAAGACCGCTTTCAATGGTTAGTCCGGGACCGAAAGCCATTGATAAAATGCGTTGTTCGGGCTGCAAATCAGACTGCATTAGTTTCTTTAGCACAAATAGTATAGTAGCGCTGCTCATATTTCCATATTCGGCAAGCACCTCGCGGGAAGCTGAAATTTGGTTTGGCTTCAACTCAAGATTGCTCTCAATTTTGTCAAGGATTGAGCGTCCGCCGGGGTGAAGGGCCCAATGGTTGATGTCATCATTCGTTATTCCGTATTCATGATAGAGCGGTTTGATAACGGTCTCCAGGTTTTCCTGTATGATATCTGGAACATAGGTCGATAATATCATGTCGAAGCCGGAATCACCGATGGTCCAGGCCATATCTTTTTCGCCTTTTGGGGCGAGAGAGGAAGCAAACTTGCTGATTTCAAACGCTTGCTTCTTGGGCTGTTTTGAAGAGACAATCATCCCCCCGGCACCATCAGCAAAAACAGATCCGGAAAGTAGATTATCGACATCATTCTTGAATTGAAAATGCAGGGTACATAGTTCAGCACTAACGACTAATACCACAGCATCTGGATCAGAAATACAAAATGATTTAGCCATTTTCATAGCCGGAAAAGCGGCATAACAGCCCATAAAACCGACGTGAAAGCGTTCTGTAGAAGGTTTTAGTTTCAGGGCTTTTACGATTTCATAATCCGGGCCGGGAGCATAAAAACCGGTACAGGAAACGGTAATTACATGGGTAATTTCATTCGAAGAAATGTGTGGGTTATCAGCGAGAAGCTTTCGAGCCACATCTACAAACAGCTTTTTTGATTCTTTCTCATAAACCTTGTTTCGGGCTGCTGTTCCGGGGTCACTTTTAACCTGTCCGTTGAAGAATAACTGCCCGTATTTGTTGGGTTCAAAATCTTGTACTACAGAATGGCGTTTCTCAATTCCGGATTGAGTATAAATGCGGTGGATTATAGCTTCAGATTTCCGATCCGTGCCGATATGCTTCTTCATGACCTCGCGAATATGCTGCTGATCACTGAAAAATGGGGGAACCGAAGTCGCTATGTCATGAATGAAAACGGGCATGCAGAAGGATAACAATTTGCGTGTGTTATCCAAACCTTTTGGGGGCAGGCTTCATTCAAATCTTAGGATCTGATTTTCGTGAGTTTATTGAATCGATAATTATGCAAGATAGCGGCGACAGAAAGCCCTCCAATCAACCCAATCCATAATCCTTCAGGACCAAAGCCAAGATAAATTCCAAGAATATATCCCGTTGGGAAGCCAACGAGCCAGTAGGAGATGAAATTCACAATCATGGGAACGCGCGTATCTTTTAATCCGCGAAGAGCACCGAATGCTCCTACCTGAAGTCCATCAGAGATTTGGAATATAGCGGCCATAAAAACCAGCGTAACAGCAACTCCCGCTACTTCGATGTCATCGGTGTAAATACTGATGATGAATTCCGGAGCGAGAAATAGAAGCATGGCCGTGAGGGTCATGACTCCGGCACAAATAGCAATCCCCACAAATCCCCGAAAACGAGCCTTTTCCATTGAACCTTGACCCAGAGAAAACCCTACTCTTTGGGAGATAGCCATGGAAAGTCCAAAGGGGATCATAAACATGGTAGCCGCAACATTTATAGCAATTTGGTGAGCAGCGGCAGCCTTCACGCTGAGTGTCCCCATCAATAAACTGACCGTAGCAAAAAGAAGTACCTCCATAGAAGAACTGATCCCATTAGGAACTCCTACCGTAATTAACTCTCGGATGTACTTCCACTCCGGGCCTTTAGTCCGGGCAAAAATATTGAATCGCTTAAAAGGTTTAAAAGAAGCCGTGAAAGCAATAAATACAATGGCCCCGAATAAGTTTATGATGGAAGTAGCATATCCTGTTCCAACAGCACCAAGCTGAGGGAAACCTAATTTCCCATACATAAGCACATAATTTGCACCCACATTTAAAACCAAGCTGGCCGCAGCAATGTACATAGCCGGTCTGGTGACTGATAATCCTTCACTGAAATACCGAACACCTGCATAGGCTAGTAATGGTAATATGCCCCAGGAGATCGCTTTGAGGTATCCATCAGCAATGGGGATAATTTCAGCAGTTACACCCATAAGCTGCATTACAATCTCAAGGTTTCGGATAAGGAAGAAACATGGAATAGCCAGCATCAAAACCAGCCAAAACATTTGGCGGGCACTTTTCCCAATCAGGTCAAATTCACGGGCTCCTAAAAACTGAGATACAATGGGGTTGATGGCAATGAGGGTAGCCATGCAGAAAATCCCGATAGGCATGTAGATAGCATTTCCAATAGCTACAGAGGCGAGGTCAAGGGCTGACAGGTTTCCAGCCATTACGGTGTCGGTGAAGTTAAGCCCCATGCGAAGTAGCTGAGTAGCAATAATAGGGCTGCCAATCGCTACAAGTTTGAGCCCTTCTTTTTTTATTTCTTTTTGGGAATTGTTCATCAGGGCAGCAAAGGTACGGACAAATATTCACCAATAGAGATTAAGTTTGAATAAAAATCCTAACGACCGGCTTTTAATCCTTGCGGTACTTGGATTCTTTGTGGTGAATTGGAAGGCTGATTTTAAAGGTGGTTTTTTCACCCGGGGTAGATTCAAAAGAAATCTTACCGTCATGTTCTTCAATAATCTTTTTGGAGATCGCTAATCCCAGACCTGTTCCGCTTGACTTGGTTGAGAAATTAGGCACAAAGATGTCCTCGCTGTTTTCTTTCGGAATTCCCTCCCCATTATCAATAACTTCGATCAAAACGAAAGACTTGTCATCATCTGTAAGAGAACAGAGCGTTATCTCTCCGCCGTTGGGCATTGCTTCAGTCGCATTTTTCACGAGGTTTACCAATACCCGTCTAAGTTCCTCTTTCACTCCCATTACATAAAGTTCCTCGGGATAGAGTTCAGATACTATCTTTAGTTGATCTTCAGACTTATACAGTTCAGCAATAGATTCCAATAAAGCATTGACTTCAATCTCGTTGAATTCCTGCTCGGTTGGCTGCGCAAACTTTGAGAAGTCGGAAGCTATTTTACTTAGCGATTCAATCTGATCAATCATGTTCGTGGCAACTTTCTCAATTTGCGGCTTCATTTTTATGAAGTCTTCTTCTGAAACGTTCAGTTGCCTTTGAAGATGTTGTAGGTTGAGCTTCATTGGGGTTAACGGATTCTTGATTTCATGAGCAACTTGCTGCGCCATTTCTTTCCATGCCGCTTCCCGTTCGGCTTTGGCTAAATCTTGTTGCAGATCTTTAAGACGGTAAACCATCACATTATAGGCATTGGTAAGAGAACCAATTTCGTCCTTACTCTTAACAGGTAAAGTCGTTTCTAAATCACCGCCGGAAATCTTTTTAAGTCCTTCCCGCAAAGCCTCAAGGGGAGAGGTTAGCTGAGTTGAGATAAGGGCAGCTCCAATAATGAAAAACCCAAATATCACTACATAGAAACCAAGAAGGTAGCTGGTAGTTGAAAGTAGCTGTTCATTAAACTTAGGGGCTTCTAGGAAGGTCGGAATCGCAACAATGCCAGCAATTTCACTATCCTCATTAAGCCAGGGCTGATATCCTATAAGTAACTGCTGACTCCCCAGGGTTACTTTCCGTGTTACCTGCTGGTTGCCACGGCTATATATAGACTCATACACATCCCAGGGCAGCATACGGGGCAATAAATTTTGATTATAAATTTGGCTTGTTGTAGAAATATCAACGGTATTATCACGGTATAGGGCAGCATCAGCATCCAGGGTAGAAGTCAATTCACTGAGGGGAATGCGGGACTCTTCGGGCGAGAGAGATTCCTGAAATGATATAGATTCCGTGAGGTTATCAAGCTTGCTCAGCAATTGATCCTGAACGCCTTTCTGGTTTTGACTTTTTATGGCATAGTAGGTTGTTCCAATTAATGCCATCAGGCAAATCAGCGAAGCAAAAATAAAGCGGTCAATCAGGCGATCTCGGAAGCGTCGATTATGCCCTAATATATTGAGATCCTTTTTCCAGAATAATGAACCTAAAACCAACAGCCCAATTATGAGTACGCAAAAGAAAAACCGGATCACTGAAAAAAGGTGATTATCAAAACCGGGATCGTTGGTTGCTGCTCGTATAATTTGATTAGCTGAAGATGCCACAAAGTACTCGCGGATATGTTGATTGCCCAACCCCGTTGTTCGATAAAAAGAGGAGTCAGATTTGGTCTCTGAGAGAATCTCTGAGGGTAAGCTTAGATATCCGGGAATGTCTAAAGGTGTTCCAACAATATTCCGGCGTGCAGCAAGGCCGTCGATATACTCGATAATGCTGATGGAGGCATTCCAGCTTTCACTCCCTTCAGAAGCAATAACAGCACGGAGGGGTTTCTCATATTGAGGACGCTCGCGATACACTGAGCACAATATCCAGCCGATGCGTTGTTCAGTATTTCCATCCTGATAAAGAGGAATCCACGCCCGGCGGAAGGAAGAGTAGTTTGAGTTGGCTTCATTAAGTGGACGCTCCCGGACAATAGGGCGAAGATTTTCAACACGGATTTGTTCCTCTTCAAAAGGAATGACCAGCGAGAGCATATTAAAGGCACGAGTCCAGGCCGGAGAATCCAGATCAGAGGAATATTCTCCAATAATTTCACCCTGATTATTTACAAGCTGAGTTGAAATCGAAAAACGCTCCCAGTCTTGTTGCAAAAGGTTCTGGGTTTGCTGAGTAAAATAATTTTCTACAAAAGCAGGCCGCTGAATAAAGTCATTCAAAGTGAGATTAGATACGGACTGCTCTAACTGAGTTAGCAAGTTTCGGGCAATTATTTCAGCCTGTGTTGCTTCTTCATCAACAAAAAGCTGAGCTGCTTTTTCCATTTGGCTGTTCAGGCGTATGGAGTAACCTTTGTAAACGGCGATATAGGAAATACAAACTGCGATGTAGCTAAAAAGGAGCAGAAGCCTGAGCCGGGATGCAAAAGTAAATAGGGCCGGGTTTCGGTGTGCCAGAAAAATGAAAACAAGTATAGTCGCAAAGAATAAAGTGGTAGTGAGTACCAGCCATCCCGCTTTTTCGGGATATAAACTCAAAACAAAAATGACAAAAAGCCCAATCAAATATCCACCCAGCATAATCAATAATGAAACAGACAGGGACTGAGGAGTGAGTTTCATCAGAAACCATCCTAAAATGGTGAGCAGTGTAATAGATGAAATGCAGAATACTCCGGAAATCACATAAAAAAGAAAGGTCTCCAAGTGTGGGAAAACTTCAAGATCTAAAACAGCAATGGATGTCTCTGTAAATAAGGAATAGGTTTCCAATAAATAAAAATGAAGCAGGGTAGCGCTGAGAAAACCAAAGAAAGCTATTAGAACGGTAGTGATTACACTTGAGGAATTCTTGACTTCAAGACTTGAACTTAACAATGGATTGAAGCAAACGATTGTCAAAAGCAGAATAAAGAACGAATGTACCCCATATTTGACAAGGGGTTTTATTGCTTCGAAGTCTTGTTGACCCAGAGCATAAAAGATTTCAATCCATCCCACTCCATAGTCGATGTTGGAGAAGAAAAGCCATGCCAGAGTAATAGCAAATAACTTCAACAATAAAGATTTCCAGGTAGTGAGTTCTCGAGAAATAGAGATAAGGAAAAGCGTGATCAGGCTTATCAGTACAACATAGAAAATGGCCCGGTACAAAAAGTATTGGTTTTGCTTAATGGAGCGATATTCAGAGTAGTCATCCTTTAGAGTATAAATAACGCCGGCTGAATCTACACTTTGAGTCGATATCCTTGTAATGAATTGCGGGTTTTGGGGTG comes from the Balneola sp. genome and includes:
- a CDS encoding MATE family efflux transporter, encoding MNNSQKEIKKEGLKLVAIGSPIIATQLLRMGLNFTDTVMAGNLSALDLASVAIGNAIYMPIGIFCMATLIAINPIVSQFLGAREFDLIGKSARQMFWLVLMLAIPCFFLIRNLEIVMQLMGVTAEIIPIADGYLKAISWGILPLLAYAGVRYFSEGLSVTRPAMYIAAASLVLNVGANYVLMYGKLGFPQLGAVGTGYATSIINLFGAIVFIAFTASFKPFKRFNIFARTKGPEWKYIRELITVGVPNGISSSMEVLLFATVSLLMGTLSVKAAAAHQIAINVAATMFMIPFGLSMAISQRVGFSLGQGSMEKARFRGFVGIAICAGVMTLTAMLLFLAPEFIISIYTDDIEVAGVAVTLVFMAAIFQISDGLQVGAFGALRGLKDTRVPMIVNFISYWLVGFPTGYILGIYLGFGPEGLWIGLIGGLSVAAILHNYRFNKLTKIRS
- a CDS encoding oxidoreductase gives rise to the protein MKKAKTDIPVVIVGGGPVGLFLAISLLKKGIKCRVLEKRKEPVPDSRSLGIHPVSLELFDELGITEPFLREGLIIKKGLALTADKSLGEISFEDCPPPHNYILACPQFTTEKILRKELYKLDNQALVLGAEFEFLNEMDDHIEVVYSTDEQASQRLRGAFLIGCDGKNSSVRQHASIHYSGKRYDDTYIMGDFEDTTDFGPDAAVFLLKNGLIECFPLPNGMRRWVVKTDHYHSDPTQLQLAELVSNRIGYNLTNIKSTMLSSFGVQHFMAENFCKGRVVLAGDAAHVVSPIGGQGMNLGWLDCKELATSLEDITNYRGAKSSEYAFQKLLSYSKKQRKIASKVAKRAEINMALGRKSNFPFLRNVFIKGMLHSPFKTKVAELFTMRGLSSWWI
- a CDS encoding type III polyketide synthase, whose product is MPVFIHDIATSVPPFFSDQQHIREVMKKHIGTDRKSEAIIHRIYTQSGIEKRHSVVQDFEPNKYGQLFFNGQVKSDPGTAARNKVYEKESKKLFVDVARKLLADNPHISSNEITHVITVSCTGFYAPGPDYEIVKALKLKPSTERFHVGFMGCYAAFPAMKMAKSFCISDPDAVVLVVSAELCTLHFQFKNDVDNLLSGSVFADGAGGMIVSSKQPKKQAFEISKFASSLAPKGEKDMAWTIGDSGFDMILSTYVPDIIQENLETVIKPLYHEYGITNDDINHWALHPGGRSILDKIESNLELKPNQISASREVLAEYGNMSSATILFVLKKLMQSDLQPEQRILSMAFGPGLTIESGLFSVHHPQSL